The Streptomyces sp. NBC_01268 genome segment TCGTCCTCGGACTGCTCGGCCACGGCATGGCGGCCGGCACCCGGCTCTACTTCATGGCGGGCGACTCCCACGCCGAGGACCCGTCCAGCGCCGTCGACGTCGGCTCGCTGCTCACCGGACTCGTCGACACCCCCGGGATCGACGGCGTCGTGGCCCTCGTCGACACCTGCCACGCGGGCAACGCCACGCCCGACCTCGGCTCACTGGCCCTCGGCATCCGGCGCGGCGACACCCGGTTCTCGCTGCTCATGGGCTCCGGCGCCGAGGAGGAGGCGTACGAGCTCCGCTTCAGCCGCACCCTCGTCAAGGTGCTCGACGCGGGCATCGCCGAAGGCGGCGAGACCCTCGTCCCCTCCGCCGTCGTCCGCGCCGTCCGCGAGGACGGCGGCGCCGAGGGCCAGGCCGTCCACCACACCGACTACGACGGCGCCCAGTTCGCCGAGGCGGAGTTGTGGCTCGCCCGCAACGCCCGCCACGGCGACGCCCGTTCGGGCTCCCTGTTCGGCCCGGTCGGCCGGACCGACCTCGACCGTGCCGTCGGCACCGCCGACGGACCCGTCGCCGACACGCTCGTCCACCCCAGGGAACTGGACGGGCTCCGCGCCCGCGTGGCCGCGCTGCCGGAGCCCCGGCGGCGCTGGGCCCGCCGGGTGACCACCGCCCTCCAGGGCGCCGTACGCACCCAGGCCCTGCTCGCCGACTGGCCCGGCGACGACCTGACCAGCGCCCTGCTGCGGCGCGCCCTCGCCGAGGCGTGCCCGGCCCCGCTCTCGCCGCTGCCGGACTCCTCCGGCGGCGAACTGCTGCGCGACACCGTGGAGTACCTCCTGCTGCGGGCCCCACGCGCCGAGCAGCGGCCCACCGAACCCCTCGCGGCCTTCGTCGCCGTCCTCGCCAGGGACACGCACGTCGACCCGCGCCACCACGTCCTGCGCGCCTGGGCGAGCGCCGTCGACGCCGCCATCGACCTCAACGACGCCTTCGAGCGGCTCGCCGAGCACGACCGGGAGACCCGGCTGCGGCTCGTCGTGAGCCTGCACGCCGCCGTCGGCGACGACTGGCCCGAGTCGCTGGCCGTCTGGCTCCTCGACGGCGGGACCGTGCTGCGCCACGAGGAGTTCCCCTGCCCCGCGCAGGACCGCACCGGCGTCGAGCGCACCCTCGGCGGCGTGCTGCGCTGGGCGTCCCGGCACGCCGACGCCCTCGACACCCCGTTGCGCCGGGTCGAGATCGCCGCCCCCGCCCCGCTGCTCGCCACCTGGCGCCCCGAGGACACCGACTTCGGCATGCGCCTCGGCGACCTCCACGACGTGGTGCTGCGCTGGAGCGACCGCATCCAGCCCCCCGACCACCTGTGGTGGATCAACGACCAGGCCCGTACGACCCTGAAGGCCATGGACGCCCACGCCGACGGCAGCCGGGTCGACTGGCTCGGCGAGGCCGACACCCGGCGCACCGACGAACTCCACGAACGGCTGCGCCGGTCCGCGCCCCGCAGCCGCGCCGTCGCGCTCGAACACCGGCCCGCCCACCTCAAGGACATGATGGAGATCCTGCTGGCCTCCTCGCCCATCGTGATGTGGCCCAACCCCGAACAGGCGGGGCAGGCGGACCAGTCGGTGCCCGGCGCGCGCAACGGCTCCGGCGCCGCCGCTCCCGTACCGGAGCCCGTACGGCGGTCCGTGGACACCTACTGGCACCTGCTGCCCGCCGAGTTCAGCCGCGCCTACCGGGAACGCCGGCGGTCCGCCCCCGGGCCCGGGGGCGCGTGCGGGCACGCCGACGCGGGGCGACGCCATCTCGCCGGACTGCGCACCGTGTGGGACGGTCACGAGTGGCTGGAATTCTGCAAATGGTTCGATCGCGAGCACACGGCTCGGGAACAGTTCCTCCCGGAACGGTTCCTGACGGAGGGGGAGAGCCCCGCATGACCCGGCAGCGTTACACGGAGGGGGAGGAACCCGCATGACCTGGCAGCCTTTCTACGTCGGCGACGGCGCCGCCCCGGCCGACCCCGAGAGTCCCGTCGCGCTCCCTCCGGCCCCGCCCTGGCGCGAGTTCCCGCGCCGCTCCCTGCACGAGCAGTTCGTGCCGCCGCCCGGCCTCGTCGAGGCCGTCAACGCCGCGCTCGCGCTGCGCCGGCCGCTGCTCGTCACCGGGCCGGCGGGCTCCGGCAAGTCCACCGTCATCGAACAGGTCGCCGCCGAACTCGCCCTGGGCACCGTCCTGCGCTGGCACATCACCTCCCGCAGCAGCCTCACCGAGGCGCTCTACCGCTACGACGCCCTCGGCCGGATCCACGCGCAGCGCCTCAAGGGCCGCGACGGCGGCGACGACATCGCGCCCTTCCTGCGCATGGGCCCCCTGGGCACCGCCCTGCTGCCCACCGACCGGCCCCGCGCCCTGCTGATCGACGAGATCGACAAGAGCGACCTCGACCTCCCCAGCGACCTGCTCGACGTGCTCGAACGCGGCGAGTTCGAGATCCCCGAGCTCGCCCGCTACGGGACCGACGTCGTCGCCGTGCGGGAATGGCAGGGCGACGCCCACCACGCGGTACGGCGCGGGCGCGTGCAGTGCACCGAGTTCCCGTTCATCGTCATGACCAGCAACGGCGAACGCGACTTCCCCGCCGCCTTCCTGCGCCGCTGCGTCCGCTTCACCATGCCGCTGCCCACCCCCGAGACCCTGCTGCGGATCGTCGAGGCCCACATGGGCCCCGAGACCGCCCGCACCCCCGAGGCGGACCGGCTCCTCACGGTCTTCCTCGAACGGCTCACCGCGGGCGAGAGCCTCGCCGTCGACCAGCTCCTCAACGCCGTCCACCTGCTCGCCGGGGCCGGCGCGCCCGACGAGAACCGGCGGCAGGCCATCGAGGACCTGATCCTGCGCGAGCTCTCCCATGCCTGATCCCCTGCCCGGACTGCTCTCCGCCCTGCGCTCCGCCGTCCCCGACCTGGACGGCACCGCGCTGGCGGAGGCGCTCTGGCTGGCCGCCCACATGGCCGGGGACCGGACCGCCGCCACGGACCGGCCCGCACCCCCCGCACCGCCCACCGCCGACCGGGCCGAGCCGTCGCGGCCGCCGGACGCCCCGCCCCGCCCGAGGGAGCCCGCCCCGGCCCCGGCGCCCCGCCCGCCCGACGCGGCGGGCCGACCCGCCCCCGACACGCGCCCCCTGCACGAGCGGCTGCCCGGCAGCGGCATCCACGTCCGCGGGCACGCCGTGGGCGCGCCCCGCGCCGCCGGACTGCCCCACGCCCTGGAACTGACCCGGGCGTTACGCCCCTGGAAGCGGCGCTGGCCGCGGGGCCGCCATGCCGAGCTCGACATCGACGCGACCGTCGACGGCTACGCCCGCAGCGGCGAACTGATCCCCGTCCTGGCGGCGGCGCCCGAGCGCTGGTTCGACCTGGCCCTCGTCGTCGACCGCTCGCCCGGCATGCGCGTCTGGCGCGAGACGATCGCCGAGTTCACCGCCGTCCTCGACCGGCTCGGCGCCTTCCGCACCCTCCAGGTGACCGACCTCGCCTTCGACGACTCCGGCGAACCCCTCGTGCCCGGACAGCTGCGCTCCTCCGACGGGCGCCGGCTCGTCGTCGTGGTCTCCGACTGCATGGCCGACGCCTGGCGCCGCCCCGAGGTCTGGCACCTGCTGCGGGAGTGGGCGGGCGCCACTCCGACCGCCGTGCTCAACCCGCTGCCGACGCGCCTCTGGCGGCGCGGCGGCCTCAACCTCCCCACCGCGCGCTTCACCCCCGCCGCCCCGGGCACCCACCGCAGCCGCGTCCCCGTCGACCCCCCGCCGCTGCTCGGCCCGCCCGGGCCCCGCGACCCCCACGGCCCCGATGGCGCGGGCGGCACGGACGGCGACTGGCTGCCGATCCCCGTGCTCTCCCTGACCCCGCACTCCCTGGGCCGCTGGTCGCACACCCTGATGCGCGGCGCCCCCGAGGGCTGCACCGCCGTCCTCGTCCCGCCGACCGGACGCACCCCCGGCCCCGCCCGGCCGCCGGCGCTCCCGCTGCCGCCCGGGACCCTCGCCCGCAACCTGCTGCGCACCGCGTCGCCGCGCGCGGCCCGACTGGCCGTGCTCTGCTCCCCGTTCGAGCGCCTCAGCCTGCGCCTGATCCACGTCCTGCGCGAACAGTTGGTCCCGGAGGCGGGCGTCGCGGACGTGGCCGAACTCGTCACCAGCGGCCTCTTCGACCTGGAGGAGAACGCCGCCGGCGGCATCGAACTGGTGCTGCCGCCCGAAGCCCAGGCCGTCCTGCGCGCCGAGCTGCCCGCCCACGAGCTGTGGGCCGTCCACCAGGAGCTCGACCGGTACGTCGCCACCCGCGACGCGGGCCCCGGACGGCTGCCGTCGGTCGCCCACGACGGGGACGGTCCGCACGACTGGGCCGCCGAGAAGGAGGCCTTCGCGCGGGCTTCACGGCGCACCCTGGAACTGCTCGGCTTCGCGGAGCCGAGCCGCCCGGACGGGCCGGACCCGTCGTCGGCGCCGGCCGGAGCCGACGCGTTCGTCGGACACGCGGAGCTCGTCGAACGGGTGGTCCGCGAGCTCGCCGAGGGCGACGGGCTCGTCTACGTGACCGCGCGCGACGGTGTCCCCGGCGCCGGGCGCACCGCCTTCGCCCGGCACGTGGCCGACCGCCTCCGCGAGCACTTCCCCGACGGCGTCGTCTTCGTGCCGCTGCGCGGCTCCACCCCGCACCCGCTGCCGCCGGAAG includes the following:
- a CDS encoding AAA family ATPase → MTWQPFYVGDGAAPADPESPVALPPAPPWREFPRRSLHEQFVPPPGLVEAVNAALALRRPLLVTGPAGSGKSTVIEQVAAELALGTVLRWHITSRSSLTEALYRYDALGRIHAQRLKGRDGGDDIAPFLRMGPLGTALLPTDRPRALLIDEIDKSDLDLPSDLLDVLERGEFEIPELARYGTDVVAVREWQGDAHHAVRRGRVQCTEFPFIVMTSNGERDFPAAFLRRCVRFTMPLPTPETLLRIVEAHMGPETARTPEADRLLTVFLERLTAGESLAVDQLLNAVHLLAGAGAPDENRRQAIEDLILRELSHA